The Denticeps clupeoides chromosome 4, fDenClu1.1, whole genome shotgun sequence genome segment CAGCCACGGACAGACTTGCGTTTGCGCTCACCAGTACGGCGGGGTCTATAACAAGAGTGGCCCTTGCTGAGCAGCAGACGAACACGCCCATGGGTCAAAACCCCCTGCTTCATGGGGAAGCCCTGCTTGTCGTTACCGCCACTGATGCGCACCATGTAGCCCTGAGGAAGCAAAGAAAGGAGACAAAAGAATGAAGTTCAGACAAATCAACCATAATGCAAATTAATCCAGAATTCACATAGAAGCAGTAAACACGGCCACAGCATTTCTCACCTTCCACTCGTCACCCAGCGAGTCAGctgccacctcagtggccaTGCGCTTCTCGTAGAAGATGCGCAGTTTGCGCTCATCGTCCACTTCGATGAGCTTCTGACAGCCAGTGGCAGGAAAGGAGATGTTCAGCTGGCGGAGAAGAGGGAAATGCATTGAGGGAtgcattgaaagtgaagcgattgtcattgtgaaacaccgcaacacaacaaaacgtgtcctctgcttttaaccatcacccttagtgagcagtgggcagccatgatagctTTGGGGGaacaatgtgtggggacggtgctttgctcagtggcacctcggcggatcgggattcgaaccggaaaccttctgattacggggcagcttcatTAACCTCTAGGATCACCTTAATTTCTTAACTTGCCCTCATAACATGGAGATACGACAGACGAACTGTCCACAAAATTTCACATTAAAGTTCCATTAAAGCCTCGAGGAGTTTACCTCCGCAGTTAAAAGCTCATCAGCGTCGGCGGTGAAGAAGCATAGAAGTTGTAACTACGTTGGCTATATCAAGCATAAAACCTCAATAGTCTGTTGAGGTAATACAACATGCGAACGAATTAACGAAATAAAACGCCTACAAAGCGCCTCCACCGAGGTGACCATTCGACGAGCAGAGCGGCACATTTCGCTTCGGGCGGCAGACATGTTTGTAACCGTGCCTCTCCGGTGGGAACAACACAATCTACATTCATCCTGCGTCTCAGCAGGACCGACGAGCCTCGAACACCGGAGAGCCAAACATCAGAAGAGGCAGAACGCGGCCGGTCCGTGTATTACGGGCGGAAAGTTGAACAAACCAGACATTTTGTACAGATGCGTCGGGCCTACCTTCATTTTGGGGGACCGTGGCAGCTGAAGTCCGCCACCGAAAAGAGGCCGGATATCCGCTCAGTACTCTCACGTAGCGCATATTCTCGCGATATTTCAAAGGCTATGGTGCGCGGCGAGGGCAGCTGATTTTTGCATAATGTCTATTGAAAATGACAAAACTTCAAATAATTGTTCAGTCAAGTCCAGTCGGTGATTAGAATGATTACTTTTGAGTGTTTGATAAAATTATTAATCTACAACACGGATATGAGACGATAATCATCTACATGTACAAGAAGTACGAATAGTAGACGTGATGAGTATTTCACTTCtttttattgtgattattttattattgtcgTCTAAATGGTTAGTGCGGTAGGCTGTTAGGCACTGATTTGATTACAATATtgcaattataataatacaagtATATATAAACCATCAAAacagaaatcgaacgagaattgctggtgtcttcccattgtaagtcgctttggataaaagcgtctgccaaataaagtaaagtaaagtaaagtaaagtaaaacagtCGCGAGActtttgttatgtttttattttcgaGCCACCTTAAATCATAATCACACATTAAAGGGTTAGAAAAGTAAAGTGTTAACACTCCACGGGTCAAGTTTTACTAATTTAAATGACCTCACATAATCCATGTGCACCACACAGCGGCCGCTCCTCAGCTCATCAGATACCACGGAGACACGTAGATAAGCGCCCCACGAACTATTTCTAGTTGGAAGCGTTGCTTTCAGATCACATATTTTCTTTGACTATAATAAAAGACTTTAACACATGCGTTTAGTCAGACTCGGTATTTTGAATAACGATGTGCGTTGtatggtttttgttttatttttgatcaGGAATCCTCTTTTCAAGTATTACCGTAATGTAGGTAATAGTCGTGCATTGTttataagaagaaaaaagtgcGACTTCTTTTTTAACCCGTTTACAGAAATGTTGAGTAAAGTCTTTGCAAGTGCTTAGCGCAGCAGGTCCCAGCAGGTTAGCAAGTCTCGTTTTAAGAACCTAGTGACAGATTTCTCTCCCCTTTTCCCCTTTGCTCGACCGTTTGTATGATTCCAGAAAGTTGAACAAGTCCTCGGAGTGCGGAAGTAGGCAGCTGCTCCCGACGCCGCGGTTCGCGCAGCTTTAGACCGCCCTGCAATGGGGTGCGCCGGCAGCACACAGGTAAGAATTCAATTAATTGTTCCAGAATTCCTCTTTTTGGTGAGAATCGAGCTATTTCCCAGAGAGGCGGGTGTGAATTTATGAATGCGTTAAGTGGAAGAAGCTTTAAAATCACGCGGGTGACTGGGTGATTATTGCATGTTTTCGACCAAACGAcgatttggatttttttttgttgtgtacatttttaaaccGTTTCAAAGGAAACTATTACCTCTTCTGACATTTAAATTTAACGCGATATTTATACTTTGTTTTATATGTGGTAGATGCCATTAAATACACACTACTATTTATATTTTACGTGTATTACGTAATTTATATTTTACGTGCAGTTGTCCCATTGAATTGCATTGTAGTTGTGTTATAGCGACTTGAAGTCGCTTTAGTTAGTGTACCCCCCCCCCGCATTACTCCCGCCACCGTGTCGACCCCCATACCCCCAGGACGTTGTCCCCCTATTACACCCACCACCATGTGTCCGTTCGTCCAAACCCCCCCCACTCCCATAGATACCATTAGGGCGTGTATTACAATACCCCTGCATTGcgattttgatttatttattctacCTGCCATGCTGTAATAATTTACAAAGTAGAATAAGTAGGTAATTTAGACCGCTAAACTTGCGTTCACCTTCACAGACAAAGCGCGACTGGAAGCCTTTGGAAAATAGAAGTTGTACAGACATCCCATGGCTCATCCTGTTCACTCTCTTTTGCATTGGAATGGTGagtgttaaaatatttattaacataaaataagGTAAAAATCTATGCTGactttttcattgttttctgtttttcagctcTTGattgctggcttttcagtcgctaCTGGGGCAGCCTTTAGACTCTTGTCAGGGTACGACAGTTATGGAAACACGTGTGGGCAGACGAATGAGAAAATTCCTGGGATTGAACTGAGTGGTCAGAACCACACAGGCAAAAGGTGAGTGTGACAAAAGTGCACATGTCTACATTGTCTACTGATCTGTAGGCTGAATTGAGCCCTTGCACTTGGTCTTTGAAAGCTCCCGTTCCTTCAGCCTCCAGCAAAATAACATCATGAATCACCCTTTGGCTGGAGGGTCATGCATAAATTATATCTTCTCACTAGCTTCTTTGTCACCAGTTAATCCGTTCTAAAAGATTGTTTGTCCAAAGTGTGGTACTGATAGGAATAAAGACACCAGTAgttggtcctagtgaaccaaacgagGGATTTTAATGATGGATAATTGGATATacaaagcacttatgtaagtcactctggattagagcgtctgctaaatgctgtaaatgtctgcaaTTGGAAGACATTGGTTCTGCATAAACCAGGCCCCATGTTTTGATTTGGTCTTGTGAAGGTTGGATGTCCTTTTTGCACAGCACTGTATGTTGGTGATGATCGTTAATTATTTGGATTATTGTGCTGGGGCAAAGTCACTGCTGGCTACACATAATGTTGTAGTATGTTCGCACAATCATTATCTTGCACTTTTATCGCTTCTTTGTTGTACCCTCTTCAGATATGTTTTCTTCCTGGATCCTTGCAACATTGATCTTACTCAGAGGAGAATCAAGTCATTGGCCCTCTGTGTCTCCAGTTGTCCCCAGACAACGCTTCAAACTTACTATGACATCAGAAACTTTGCAATTACAAATAGTTAAGTAAAATACTTTGCTAAAAATATCCTAATCGGACAATGTCATaattaagcatttttaaatatatataatgtacagGGATTATATTTAGAATTAGTGTATGTACATTAATAATACAGAAATGACTGTTTAATATTATGAACGTGAGtgctgagggaaaaaaaatgtatatatcaaGCACACATTGCAGCCAGTCATGCTGTCAATTCATATTCTGTGTTGACTGatctaaagttttttttttttttttttttttttttttaaaaaaaccccCCTTCCCAGATTCTCTTCTTTGCACCTATGACCTTAATCCTTCACAATATACCAGCAGTCGAGaaagtacaacaaaatgtcccaAGCTTCCTGTTCCTGCAAGGTTTgatttgaatttaattttaaattaattgaaaAATGTAGGGCTCTATTTATGTGCTAATTTCTTTTTGCTACATGTGGTATAGGATCATTAGGTGTTTAATTGATCTTTGCATGATCTCTTTACAGTAAATCTCTGCCAGTGTTCCACCGCTGCATGCCTGTGAACATCTCCTGCTATGCCAAATTTGCAGAGGCAGCAGTCAACTTCTTCACGGACAGCAGTGTTTTACACACGGTTGCTGCTGGAGTCATGGCCTCAAAGGGGGTCATTATTGGACTGTGTGTGATGTCACTAGGTATGGCTTTTTCTGCCTGTACTGATCTCAGTTTCTAGTCTTTCAGGAGTAGCTGTCTCACAGATGCCCTTTTGAAAATTAACCATTGATCACTGTATGATCCATTACTTGATGTTATGTAGGGCAggggtgacctagcgggtaaggaagcgggcctGTAATTAGAAGATtgggggttcaaatcccgatccgccaaggtgccactgaacaaaagcacacttctcctcgggcgcctgtcatggctgcccactgttcaccaagggggATTGTTaagagcaaaggacacattttgttgtgttgtgtatcacaatgacaatcattttcatGTGCGTGTGGGACCATTAGGAGCTCAGCAGTGACACTGCCGTAGAAGTCTTATGATCTAAGACTTGATCATGAAATGCTTGTTCTGATTCATCATGGCTGTTTCTTTCTGCAGTTCTCTCCATGATCCTGATGGTGGTGATCAGATATATCTCTACCATACTAGTCTGGATTCTTGGTGCTGTTGTGGCTATCGGCTCTCTGGGTATACACcaattacttattattattattatttaaatgtgctCTGCATTCATCATCTATGCATGTTGCATTAGCATATGTAAACATTGTGAACAATTTTCCCCGTACGCTGAGAGTTTGTTTCGCCATGAAATGGATGTTTCTTACTTGGTTCTTGATGTTATTCAGTTGCCACTGGTGTCCTGTGGTGGGTGTACGTAGACCATCAAAAGACTGCAGAGTCCAGTCAGCCCGGGATTGAACAGAATCTGGCCAGAGAAAATGCCACAGCTCTCCTCATTTACGCTATTGTAGCTACAGTTTTCACGGTAATGGCTTCTCAGTACAGCATACAGCCATACAAACAATTGTCTTATCAGCCTTAGACGCAACAACACAAGTTGCACTACTGaattaataattattgtaattgtcCTGAAGACTAATTGGAACACGGTgggttaatgtttttttttttcaggtggtaCTGCTACTGCTGATGTTCTTCATGAGGAAGCGAGTGGCTCTCACTATCGCTCTATTCCATGAAGCAGGGAAAGTGTTTATTCACATTCCATTGCTGGTCCTGCAGCCTTTCTGGACATTTTTGTCCCTTATGTTTTTCTGGATCTGCTGGCTCTCTGTGCTGCTCTTCTTGGGAACAGCAGGTGATTCACATGTTATCTGGAGTAATTAAACAATACTATTTATAAAGCGGCAAGCTATTTTCCAGTgcaattcttttcattttttaaatagatttttcttCAACAGGGAAACCAGTCAAGAATCAGGAGGGTCTAGTGGAGTATCAGATGGATGGACCTCTTCAGTACATGGTGTGGTATCATGCCGTTGGACTGATCTGGGTCAGTGAGTTTCTTCTGGCCTGCCAGCAGATGACAGTGGCTGGAGCTGTAGTCACCTACTATTTCACCAGGTATACAGAAATTATTTCTGACAGTCATATCCTAAAGATTAAAAATAGTCTTAATCTCGGTGgtaatcatgattaataaccTGTACCTCCTGTAATTTCTGCCCGTGTAAGGATGTAAAAAATCTATTACCATTGCGGATAATTGTCTGTTAATTTGTGTCTGTAGGGATAAGTCAAAACTCCCTTTAACACCCATTGTGTCATCCATCCTCCGCTTGATGCGGTACCATGTGGGCACAGTGGCCAAGGGTGCTTTCATCATCACCTTAGTGAAGATACCTCGCCTCATCCTCACCTACATCCATAACCAACTCAAAGGAAAGGTACGTCCATTGGTGACTTGACTGTAAATGATCCATTCACTCCTGTTGGCTTTGAGtctgggatttttttaaattctgaattttaaatgtttctttgaACTGTAATCCACAGGAAAACGCGTGTGCTCGCTGTATGATAAAAGCATGTGTGTGCTGCCTGTGGTGTCTGGAGAAATGTCTGAGTTATTTAAATCaggtaatgcattttaatatggTTTCTTCAATGAATTGAAATGCTTGTACATCATGGACGTACAACTGATTGAGTAAAATCTTTCCTAGAATGCTTACACAGCCACAGCTATCAACAGCACCAACTTCTGCACATCGGCACGAGACGCCTTCATCATCTTAGTGGAGAATGCCCTCCGTGTCGCTGCTATTAACACTGTGGGggatttcattttgtttctcgGCAAGGTACGTTAGGATGAGCAGTTGGCTGGTCACATTCCTTAGTGTAGGGTTTAAGGgtgctttcacacctacaggctttagtgcACTTGAATC includes the following:
- the slc44a1a gene encoding choline transporter-like protein 1: MGCAGSTQTKRDWKPLENRSCTDIPWLILFTLFCIGMLLIAGFSVATGAAFRLLSGYDSYGNTCGQTNEKIPGIELSGQNHTGKRYVFFLDPCNIDLTQRRIKSLALCVSSCPQTTLQTYYDIRNFAITNNSLLCTYDLNPSQYTSSRESTTKCPKLPVPASKSLPVFHRCMPVNISCYAKFAEAAVNFFTDSSVLHTVAAGVMASKGVIIGLCVMSLVLSMILMVVIRYISTILVWILGAVVAIGSLVATGVLWWVYVDHQKTAESSQPGIEQNLARENATALLIYAIVATVFTVVLLLLMFFMRKRVALTIALFHEAGKVFIHIPLLVLQPFWTFLSLMFFWICWLSVLLFLGTAGKPVKNQEGLVEYQMDGPLQYMVWYHAVGLIWVSEFLLACQQMTVAGAVVTYYFTRDKSKLPLTPIVSSILRLMRYHVGTVAKGAFIITLVKIPRLILTYIHNQLKGKENACARCMIKACVCCLWCLEKCLSYLNQNAYTATAINSTNFCTSARDAFIILVENALRVAAINTVGDFILFLGKVLVVSCTAFAGVLLLNYQREYTVWVVPLIIVCLFAFLVAHCFLSVFESVVDVLFLCFAIDTKYNDGSRGSEYYMDKSLLEFVENSRKEMEKGTRGEGSEMRPMRGGTQA